The Pseudomonas sp. DG56-2 genome contains a region encoding:
- a CDS encoding OprO/OprP family phosphate-selective porin, whose protein sequence is MIRKHFAGFAASALAMAVTAQAFAGTVTTDGADIVVKTKGGLEVATTDKEFSFKLGGRIQADYSRFDGFYTNNGNTADAGYFRRAYLELGGVLYTDWAYQIAYDFSHNSGGDNRSEDGYFDEASLAYNGFKPVSIKVGRFDPEFGLEKATSSKWVTAQERTAAYDLVDWANAHNGGMGLQASGNAGDSLYGSVGVFAKDATNQDEDGDSTKQFNLRGVFAPMHEAGNVLHFGINYAQRDLSDTAFDGRIRSRLGMRGVSTDGGQDAGSNGNRLVLGGANNTPAGAFDTDKAWNLEAAWAMGPFSVQGEYIKRDTQADDDAFSDIKSEGYYGQLAYTLTGEARGYKLGKFDAIKPSNKQIGAWELFYRYDHLSVDDDNGAFADIGDVEAKVHNVGLNWYANESIKLSGVYVKAKVDNAQNAAGDDSGDGFVMRAQYVF, encoded by the coding sequence ATGATCCGTAAGCACTTCGCAGGTTTCGCAGCCAGCGCCTTGGCAATGGCCGTTACCGCCCAGGCTTTCGCGGGTACCGTGACTACCGACGGCGCCGATATCGTAGTCAAGACCAAAGGTGGCCTCGAGGTCGCTACCACCGACAAGGAATTCAGCTTCAAGCTGGGCGGTCGAATCCAGGCTGACTACAGCCGTTTTGACGGTTTCTACACCAACAACGGCAACACTGCCGACGCCGGTTACTTCCGTCGCGCCTACCTGGAACTGGGCGGTGTGTTGTACACCGACTGGGCCTACCAGATTGCTTACGACTTCTCGCACAACTCCGGCGGCGACAACCGTTCCGAAGACGGCTACTTCGACGAAGCCTCGTTGGCCTACAACGGCTTCAAGCCAGTTTCGATCAAGGTGGGTCGTTTCGACCCCGAGTTCGGTCTGGAAAAAGCCACCAGCTCCAAGTGGGTAACCGCCCAGGAGCGTACCGCTGCTTATGATCTGGTCGACTGGGCCAACGCGCACAACGGCGGTATGGGCCTGCAGGCATCCGGTAACGCCGGTGACTCGCTGTACGGTTCGGTAGGTGTATTCGCCAAGGACGCCACCAACCAGGACGAGGATGGTGACAGCACCAAGCAGTTCAACCTGCGCGGTGTCTTCGCGCCGATGCACGAAGCCGGCAACGTCCTGCACTTCGGTATCAACTACGCTCAGCGCGACCTTTCCGACACCGCCTTTGATGGTCGTATCCGCAGCCGCCTGGGCATGCGCGGTGTGAGTACCGATGGTGGACAGGATGCTGGCAGCAACGGCAATCGCCTGGTGCTGGGTGGCGCCAACAACACCCCGGCCGGTGCATTCGACACCGACAAGGCCTGGAACCTGGAAGCTGCATGGGCCATGGGCCCATTCTCGGTACAGGGTGAATACATCAAGCGTGACACCCAGGCCGACGACGATGCGTTCAGCGACATCAAGTCTGAAGGCTACTACGGTCAATTGGCTTACACCCTCACCGGTGAAGCGCGTGGCTACAAGCTTGGCAAGTTCGACGCGATCAAGCCGTCGAACAAGCAGATCGGTGCCTGGGAGCTGTTTTACCGCTATGACCACCTGAGCGTCGATGATGACAACGGCGCATTTGCCGACATTGGCGATGTCGAAGCCAAGGTGCACAACGTGGGCCTGAACTGGTACGCCAACGAG
- a CDS encoding anti-sigma factor, with the protein MLSCKELVACSSDYLDGQLSLGEKLLARQHLLFCRNCRRFLRQMRVTQATIKAMPEAPVDDVDEIVQRMTKAQPPHEAP; encoded by the coding sequence ATGCTGAGTTGCAAGGAACTGGTCGCCTGCTCAAGCGACTACCTCGACGGGCAACTCAGCCTCGGTGAAAAGCTGCTGGCTCGTCAGCACCTGCTGTTTTGCCGGAACTGCCGGCGATTCCTCAGGCAGATGCGGGTGACCCAAGCGACGATCAAGGCTATGCCGGAGGCGCCGGTAGACGATGTTGATGAAATCGTCCAGCGGATGACGAAAGCGCAGCCACCTCACGAGGCTCCCTGA
- a CDS encoding RNA polymerase sigma factor codes for MSADNEARLLERLLLADQQAFKELVTTYQGAMRAVAYAILGSRQADEAVLDAWLAVVRGLPGFQRRSSLKTWLLTITANAAKNRYKQNRREVLLDDLPSPHGTIGDARFASDGHWLAAPSSWHEDSPEALLSQDELRECLEHTLLSLSQLQSSVLILRERQGLELEEICNLLGISLSNVRVLLHRARLKVFATLEHFEETGQC; via the coding sequence ATGTCGGCCGATAATGAAGCACGCTTGCTTGAGCGCCTGTTGCTCGCCGATCAACAGGCATTCAAGGAGCTGGTAACAACGTATCAGGGCGCCATGCGCGCCGTGGCCTATGCCATTCTAGGCAGCCGTCAGGCCGATGAAGCGGTGCTGGATGCCTGGCTGGCCGTGGTGCGTGGCCTGCCAGGTTTCCAGCGGCGTTCCAGTCTGAAAACCTGGTTGCTGACCATCACCGCAAACGCGGCCAAAAACCGATACAAACAAAATCGCCGCGAGGTGCTGCTCGATGACTTGCCTTCCCCGCATGGCACTATCGGCGACGCACGCTTCGCCAGCGATGGTCATTGGTTGGCGGCGCCTTCCTCGTGGCACGAAGACTCTCCGGAAGCACTGCTCAGTCAGGATGAACTGCGTGAATGCCTGGAACACACCCTGCTCAGTCTGTCGCAGTTGCAAAGTAGCGTTCTGATCCTGCGCGAACGTCAGGGGCTGGAACTCGAAGAAATTTGTAACCTTCTTGGTATCTCGCTCTCCAATGTTCGCGTCCTGCTGCACCGGGCAAGGTTGAAGGTCTTTGCCACTTTGGAACACTTCGAGGAGACGGGCCAATGCTGA
- a CDS encoding beta-ketoacyl-ACP synthase III, which produces MHNVVISGTGLYTPANSISNEELVESFNAYVQQFNADNAQAIERGEVQALAPSDAAFIEKASGIKSRFVMDKAGILDPQRMKPRLPERSNEEPSILCEMAVKAAEQALQRAGRSAADVDAVIVACSNLQRPYPAVAIEVQQALGINGFGFDMNVACSSATFGIQTACNSVQLGQARAVLVISPEICTGHLNFRDRDSHFIFGDAATAVLVERADLATSAHQFDIVSTKLLTQFSNNIRNNFGFLNRAAEEGIDSPDKLFVQEGRKVFREVCPMVAELIAQHLAENAIDVNDVKRFWLHQANLSMNHLIVKRLLGREAQEEEAPVILDTYANTSSAGSVIALHKYQDDLAKGSLGVLSSFGAGYSIGSVILRKR; this is translated from the coding sequence GTGCATAACGTCGTCATCAGCGGCACCGGCCTGTACACCCCGGCCAACAGCATTTCCAACGAAGAGCTGGTGGAGTCTTTCAACGCCTATGTGCAGCAGTTCAACGCTGACAATGCTCAAGCCATCGAACGCGGTGAAGTGCAGGCGCTGGCTCCATCCGACGCCGCGTTCATCGAAAAGGCCTCGGGTATCAAGAGCCGTTTTGTCATGGACAAGGCAGGGATTCTCGATCCCCAGCGCATGAAGCCACGCTTGCCGGAACGCTCCAACGAAGAGCCGTCGATCCTCTGCGAAATGGCTGTAAAAGCAGCCGAACAGGCATTGCAACGCGCCGGCCGCAGCGCTGCCGATGTCGACGCGGTGATCGTTGCCTGCTCCAACTTGCAGCGCCCGTATCCGGCCGTTGCCATCGAAGTGCAGCAAGCTCTGGGTATCAACGGCTTTGGCTTCGACATGAACGTCGCCTGCTCCTCGGCCACTTTTGGTATTCAGACTGCCTGTAACAGCGTGCAGTTGGGCCAGGCTCGTGCGGTACTGGTCATCAGTCCGGAGATCTGCACGGGTCACCTGAACTTCCGCGACCGTGACAGCCACTTCATCTTTGGTGATGCGGCGACTGCGGTGTTGGTGGAACGCGCCGACCTGGCAACCTCTGCGCACCAGTTCGATATTGTCAGCACCAAACTGCTGACGCAGTTTTCCAACAATATCCGCAACAACTTCGGCTTCCTCAATCGCGCTGCCGAAGAGGGCATCGATTCCCCGGACAAACTGTTTGTCCAGGAAGGCCGCAAGGTGTTCCGTGAGGTCTGTCCGATGGTCGCTGAACTGATCGCTCAGCATCTGGCGGAAAACGCCATCGACGTGAATGACGTCAAACGTTTCTGGCTGCACCAGGCCAATCTGAGCATGAACCACCTGATCGTCAAGCGCCTGCTCGGCCGCGAAGCGCAGGAAGAAGAAGCACCGGTGATTCTCGACACCTACGCGAACACCAGCTCGGCAGGTTCAGTAATTGCGTTGCACAAGTACCAGGATGACTTGGCTAAAGGATCCCTGGGTGTGCTCAGTTCCTTCGGTGCTGGCTACTCGATCGGCAGCGTGATTCTGCGCAAGCGCTGA
- the hrpA gene encoding ATP-dependent RNA helicase HrpA, which yields MTDHAIDQLLKNLDHAMIAERHRLRRQLHEIRKRPDEARLAQWVEKVQASCAQVSARKASVPSIRYDDSLPIAAKRDEIMKVLAKHQVLIIAGETGSGKTTQLPKICLELGRGQHGLIAHTQPRRIAARSVAARVAEELGTPLGALVGYQVRFEDQSDANTLVKLMTDGILLAETQHDRFLERYDTIIVDEAHERSLNIDFLLGYLKTLLPRRPDLKVIITSATIDLERFSRHFNDAPIIEVSGRTYPVDTWYRPLTSEQDEEGNQVENDLTVDQAILATLDEIASFERGQGKGPGDVLVFLPGEREIRDAAEMLRKAQLRHTEILPLYARLSPAEQQKIFQSHPGRRVVLATNVAETSLTVPGIRYVIDSGTARISRYSYRAKVQRLPIEAVSQASANQRKGRCGRVEPGICVRLYSEEDFNARPEFTDPEILRTNLAAVILQMLHLRLGEIDAFPFIEPPDGKAISDGFNLLQELSAVNRENQLTPLGRQLARLPVDPRLGRMLLEGAKQGSLNELLIVASALSVQDPRERPPERQQAADQAHAQWKDADSDFAALVNLWRGFEEQRQALTASPLRNWCRKNFLNYLRLREWRDAHRQLSLICRELQLSINKEAADYQKLHKAILSGLLSQVGHKTEDGDYLGARQRRFWVHPSSGLGKKRPQWIMSAELVETTKLYARMVAKIEPDWIEPLATHLIKKNHFEPHWEKKRGQVVAFEQVTLYGLIVVGRRPVHFGPIDPVMSRELFIREALVGGEIQTKAKCLSANRKLLEQLDELEAKARRRDILADEETLFGFYEERLPAEIHQTATFDSWYRVNSQKDPQLLIMREEDVLAREASEVTAAQYPDTLRLGDLTLALSYHFEPNHPRDGVTVRVPAPLLPSLPGERLEWLVPGLVEAKCIALVRNLPKALRKNFVPVPDFVKAALQRLTFAEGSLPQALGRELLRMTGARVSDEAWAEAAGQVDNHLKMNLEVVDAHGKFLGEGRDLTELTARFAAASQAALAVPQTEKSQQPVQAKAFAQVAETVQQKIAGLSMTVYPALVEENGTVKEGRFSTLAEAEFQHRRALQRLLLQQLAEPAKFLRGKLPGLTELGLLYRELGRVDALVEDILLASLDSCILEGESNLPRDGAGLASLAERKRGSWTEHAERLARLTLEILKLWHGLQKRFKGKIDLAQAVALNDIKQQLSNLVYPGFVRETPGVWLKELPRYLKAVELRLEKLGSQVQKDRVWSGELSNLWAQYKARADKHAQEGKRDEQLTVYRWWLEEYRVSLFAQQLGTKVPVSDKRLSKQWSQVEA from the coding sequence ATGACTGACCACGCTATCGATCAACTGTTGAAAAACCTCGACCATGCAATGATTGCCGAGCGTCATCGCCTGCGCCGGCAACTGCACGAAATACGCAAGCGCCCGGACGAGGCCAGGCTGGCTCAGTGGGTGGAAAAGGTCCAGGCGTCCTGCGCGCAGGTCAGCGCGCGCAAAGCCAGTGTGCCGAGCATCCGTTACGACGACAGCCTGCCGATTGCGGCCAAACGTGACGAAATCATGAAGGTTCTGGCCAAGCATCAGGTGCTGATCATTGCCGGCGAAACCGGCTCGGGTAAAACCACTCAGTTGCCAAAAATCTGCCTCGAACTCGGGCGTGGCCAGCATGGTTTGATTGCTCACACTCAGCCCCGGCGTATCGCGGCGCGCAGTGTAGCCGCACGCGTGGCCGAGGAATTAGGTACGCCGCTGGGCGCACTGGTGGGGTACCAGGTGCGCTTTGAAGACCAGAGTGACGCCAATACCCTGGTCAAACTGATGACCGACGGTATTCTTCTTGCCGAAACCCAGCACGACCGTTTTCTTGAGCGCTACGACACCATCATTGTTGACGAAGCCCATGAACGCAGCCTGAACATCGACTTCCTGCTCGGTTACTTGAAGACCTTGCTGCCACGGCGTCCGGACCTGAAGGTCATCATCACTTCGGCGACCATCGACCTCGAACGTTTCTCCAGGCATTTCAACGATGCGCCGATCATCGAAGTCTCGGGGCGTACTTATCCGGTGGACACCTGGTACCGACCGCTGACCAGCGAGCAGGACGAGGAAGGTAATCAGGTAGAAAACGATCTGACCGTTGACCAGGCGATTCTCGCCACACTCGACGAGATTGCCAGTTTTGAGCGTGGCCAAGGCAAGGGGCCTGGCGATGTGTTGGTGTTCCTGCCCGGTGAGCGCGAGATCCGCGATGCCGCCGAGATGCTGCGCAAGGCACAATTGCGACACACCGAGATCTTGCCGTTGTATGCACGCTTGTCGCCGGCCGAGCAGCAGAAGATTTTCCAGTCCCATCCGGGGCGACGCGTGGTGCTCGCCACCAACGTTGCGGAAACGTCGTTGACGGTGCCGGGTATCCGTTACGTGATCGACAGTGGTACTGCGCGGATCAGCCGCTACAGCTACCGCGCAAAGGTTCAACGCCTGCCGATCGAGGCGGTGTCGCAGGCCAGCGCCAATCAGCGTAAGGGCCGTTGTGGCCGGGTCGAGCCGGGCATTTGCGTGCGCCTGTACAGCGAAGAAGATTTCAATGCGCGGCCGGAATTCACCGACCCTGAGATTCTGCGCACCAACCTTGCTGCGGTGATCCTGCAAATGCTGCACCTGCGTCTGGGTGAGATCGACGCCTTCCCGTTTATCGAGCCCCCGGACGGCAAGGCCATCAGCGATGGCTTCAACCTGTTGCAGGAACTTTCTGCGGTAAACCGTGAGAACCAGTTGACCCCCCTTGGGCGTCAGTTGGCGCGCCTACCAGTCGATCCGCGCCTGGGGCGGATGTTGCTCGAAGGTGCCAAGCAGGGCAGCCTCAACGAGTTGTTGATTGTCGCCAGTGCCTTGTCGGTGCAAGACCCACGCGAGCGTCCACCGGAGCGCCAGCAGGCCGCCGACCAGGCGCATGCGCAATGGAAGGATGCCGACTCCGACTTCGCCGCTTTGGTCAACCTGTGGCGTGGCTTTGAAGAACAGCGTCAGGCCCTGACAGCCAGCCCGCTGCGTAACTGGTGTCGGAAGAACTTCCTCAACTATCTACGCCTGCGTGAATGGCGTGATGCTCATCGGCAACTGAGCCTGATTTGCCGCGAACTGCAGTTGAGCATCAACAAAGAGGCGGCCGATTACCAGAAGTTGCACAAAGCGATTCTTTCCGGCCTGCTCAGCCAGGTCGGCCATAAAACCGAAGACGGCGATTATCTGGGGGCTCGCCAACGACGCTTCTGGGTACATCCATCTTCGGGCCTGGGCAAGAAGCGCCCGCAGTGGATCATGAGCGCCGAGCTGGTCGAAACCACCAAGTTGTACGCGCGTATGGTAGCCAAGATCGAGCCGGACTGGATCGAACCGCTGGCAACCCATCTGATCAAGAAGAACCATTTCGAACCGCACTGGGAGAAGAAGCGCGGCCAGGTGGTGGCTTTTGAACAGGTGACGCTCTATGGCCTGATCGTGGTCGGTCGTCGTCCGGTGCACTTTGGTCCGATCGACCCGGTGATGTCCCGAGAATTGTTCATTCGTGAAGCGCTGGTCGGCGGCGAAATTCAGACGAAGGCCAAATGTCTGAGCGCCAACCGCAAGTTGCTCGAGCAGCTCGACGAGCTTGAGGCTAAAGCCCGGCGCCGCGACATTCTGGCCGATGAAGAAACCCTCTTCGGCTTTTATGAAGAACGTCTGCCGGCCGAGATTCACCAGACCGCAACTTTCGACAGTTGGTATCGGGTCAACAGCCAAAAAGATCCGCAACTGCTGATCATGCGCGAAGAAGACGTGCTTGCACGCGAAGCCAGTGAAGTTACCGCGGCGCAGTATCCAGATACCTTGCGCCTGGGCGACTTGACCCTGGCGCTGAGTTATCACTTCGAACCCAATCATCCGCGAGACGGTGTCACCGTGCGGGTGCCGGCGCCTTTGCTGCCTAGCCTGCCAGGCGAACGCCTCGAGTGGTTGGTGCCAGGTTTGGTCGAAGCCAAATGCATTGCCCTGGTGCGTAACCTGCCCAAGGCGCTACGCAAGAATTTCGTGCCGGTGCCGGACTTCGTCAAGGCAGCCCTGCAACGCCTGACTTTTGCCGAAGGCTCGTTGCCTCAGGCTCTGGGGCGGGAATTGTTGCGCATGACCGGGGCACGGGTCAGCGATGAAGCCTGGGCTGAAGCCGCCGGGCAGGTGGACAATCACCTGAAGATGAACCTGGAAGTGGTCGATGCCCACGGCAAGTTTCTTGGTGAAGGTCGCGACCTGACCGAACTGACCGCACGCTTTGCGGCTGCCAGTCAGGCTGCACTGGCTGTGCCGCAGACCGAAAAGAGCCAGCAGCCGGTCCAGGCCAAGGCCTTTGCTCAGGTTGCCGAAACCGTCCAGCAAAAGATCGCCGGTCTTTCCATGACGGTTTATCCGGCGTTGGTGGAAGAAAACGGGACGGTCAAGGAAGGACGCTTCTCAACCCTGGCCGAAGCCGAGTTCCAGCACCGTCGCGCCTTGCAGCGCCTGCTTTTGCAACAACTGGCAGAGCCGGCCAAGTTTTTGCGTGGCAAGCTTCCCGGTCTGACCGAACTGGGCTTGTTGTATCGCGAGTTGGGGCGCGTCGACGCGTTGGTGGAGGATATCCTTCTGGCCAGCCTCGACAGCTGCATTCTGGAAGGAGAAAGCAACTTGCCTCGCGATGGCGCGGGCTTGGCCTCGCTGGCCGAACGCAAGCGCGGTAGCTGGACCGAGCACGCGGAGCGACTGGCCCGCCTGACCCTGGAGATCCTCAAGCTCTGGCATGGCCTGCAAAAGCGCTTCAAGGGCAAGATCGACCTGGCCCAGGCTGTGGCGCTCAACGACATCAAGCAGCAGTTGAGCAACCTGGTTTATCCGGGCTTTGTCCGCGAAACCCCAGGGGTGTGGCTCAAGGAGCTGCCGCGCTACCTCAAGGCGGTTGAATTGCGCCTGGAAAAACTTGGCTCGCAGGTGCAGAAGGACCGGGTCTGGAGTGGCGAACTGAGCAACTTGTGGGCGCAGTACAAGGCTCGCGCTGACAAGCACGCTCAGGAAGGCAAGCGTGATGAACAGCTGACGGTGTACCGCTGGTGGCTGGAAGAGTACCGGGTTTCACTTTTTGCCCAGCAGTTGGGCACCAAGGTGCCGGTTTCTGACAAAAGACTCAGCAAGCAGTGGAGTCAGGTAGAAGCCTAA
- a CDS encoding glutamine synthetase family protein produces MQFASIEQARTFLAQNPDIEMIELFILDANGVPRGKLLHREELLAVYESGRPLPSTILGLTLNGDDVENSGLVWDVGDIDCRAYPLEDSLVRLPWRQIPTAAVQVSMHPSEGMPATIADPRHLLVKVIDALKAEGYHPVMACELEFYLLDQKRDHQGRPQPALDSDGGRPRGTQVYGLRELEQIEPFLADLYSACKAQGIPARTAISEYAPGQVEITLEHGDALLAMDQAVRYKRLVKGVAHKHGMQACFMAKPFDHLAGTGMHMHVSLADAQGNNLYASDDKAGTPLLRQSVAGMLKHLLDSLLLFCPNANSYRRFQANSYAPLAPTWGVDNRTVSMRVPGGPANSRHIEHRICGADANPYLAAAAILASVHSGIRQQLDPGAPVEGNGYAQAKELLPTEWLASLKALEASEWAREAFGEAFLGVYLAVKRAEYRQFMAEVGEQDWRWYLTQA; encoded by the coding sequence ATGCAATTTGCCTCCATCGAGCAAGCCCGAACATTCCTGGCACAAAACCCGGATATCGAGATGATCGAACTGTTCATTCTTGATGCCAACGGCGTACCACGCGGCAAGCTTCTGCACCGTGAAGAGCTGCTGGCGGTGTATGAAAGCGGCCGACCACTGCCCAGCACCATCCTCGGCTTGACCCTCAATGGCGACGATGTGGAAAACTCCGGCTTGGTCTGGGATGTGGGTGATATCGATTGTCGTGCCTACCCCCTGGAAGACAGCCTGGTACGTTTACCCTGGCGGCAGATTCCCACCGCCGCGGTGCAGGTCAGCATGCACCCTAGCGAAGGCATGCCAGCAACCATCGCCGATCCGCGCCATTTGCTGGTCAAGGTGATCGATGCGCTCAAGGCCGAGGGCTACCATCCGGTGATGGCCTGTGAACTGGAGTTCTACCTGCTCGATCAGAAACGTGACCATCAGGGGCGCCCGCAACCCGCTCTGGACAGCGACGGCGGACGTCCGCGCGGCACGCAAGTGTATGGCCTGCGCGAACTGGAACAGATCGAACCGTTCCTCGCCGATCTCTACAGTGCCTGCAAGGCCCAAGGCATTCCGGCGCGCACAGCGATTTCCGAATACGCCCCAGGCCAGGTGGAAATCACCCTGGAGCATGGCGATGCCTTGCTGGCCATGGATCAGGCTGTACGCTACAAGCGCCTGGTAAAAGGTGTGGCTCACAAGCACGGCATGCAGGCCTGCTTCATGGCCAAACCGTTCGATCACCTCGCCGGGACCGGCATGCACATGCATGTGAGTCTGGCCGACGCCCAAGGTAACAACCTCTACGCCAGCGACGATAAGGCGGGCACACCACTGCTGCGCCAGTCGGTGGCCGGTATGCTCAAGCATCTGCTCGATTCGCTGCTGCTGTTTTGCCCCAACGCCAACTCCTATCGCCGCTTCCAGGCCAACAGCTACGCACCGCTGGCGCCGACCTGGGGCGTCGACAACCGCACCGTAAGCATGCGCGTGCCAGGCGGCCCGGCCAACAGCCGTCATATCGAGCACCGCATCTGTGGCGCCGATGCCAACCCTTACCTGGCCGCGGCCGCCATTCTCGCCAGCGTGCACAGCGGCATTCGTCAGCAGCTCGACCCGGGCGCCCCTGTCGAAGGCAACGGCTATGCCCAGGCCAAGGAACTGCTTCCTACCGAATGGCTCGCCTCGCTCAAGGCGCTGGAAGCGTCGGAGTGGGCGCGTGAGGCATTCGGCGAAGCGTTTCTGGGGGTGTACCTGGCGGTCAAGCGCGCCGAGTATCGACAGTTCATGGCCGAAGTCGGCGAACAGGACTGGCGCTGGTACCTGACCCAGGCCTGA
- a CDS encoding FAD-binding oxidoreductase, whose amino-acid sequence MNAAVNTSTAQRSASYYTASLNDTTQYPTLKGTVKVDVAIIGGGFTGVASAVELAERGLKVAVVETNRIGWGASGRNGGQVTGSLSGDEAMRKQMREKLGDDVDDFIWQLRWRGHQIIEQRIARYGIECDLKHGHLHAAMKASHMKELQAFEAEAQRRGMGDQVQLLDRDAVSKHLQSPLYIGALKNLRNLHLHPLNLCLGEARAAHSLGALIFENSEVLEIVHGDHPAVVTAQGRIEAKQILLAGDVYHKLEKRQLKGKIFPAMGGIVTTAPLGELAAQINPQDLAVYDCRFVLDYYRMTADGRLLFGGGANYSGRDSRDIAGELRPCIERTFPALKGVPLEFQWSCAMGIVVNRIPQLGKLSDNVWYCQGYSGHGIATSHIMGEIMAEALTGTLEKFDTFAGCKHIKVPMGDVLGNPLLAAGMWYYQMLEKLR is encoded by the coding sequence ATGAATGCAGCCGTGAACACCAGCACCGCCCAGCGCAGTGCGTCCTATTACACCGCCAGCCTCAACGACACCACCCAGTACCCGACGCTCAAAGGTACCGTGAAGGTCGATGTCGCAATCATTGGTGGCGGCTTCACAGGCGTCGCCAGCGCTGTCGAACTGGCCGAGCGCGGCCTCAAGGTCGCCGTTGTCGAGACCAATCGCATTGGCTGGGGCGCCAGCGGACGCAACGGCGGCCAGGTCACTGGCAGCCTTTCCGGTGACGAGGCAATGCGCAAGCAGATGCGCGAAAAGCTTGGCGACGACGTCGATGATTTCATCTGGCAATTGCGCTGGCGTGGTCACCAGATCATCGAACAGCGGATCGCTCGCTACGGGATTGAATGCGACCTCAAGCACGGTCACTTGCATGCGGCAATGAAAGCTTCGCACATGAAAGAACTGCAGGCCTTTGAGGCCGAAGCCCAGCGCCGCGGCATGGGTGATCAGGTGCAATTGCTCGATCGCGACGCGGTCAGCAAACACCTGCAAAGCCCGCTGTACATCGGCGCCTTGAAGAACCTGCGCAACCTGCACCTGCATCCGCTCAACCTGTGCCTGGGCGAAGCCCGTGCAGCCCACAGCCTTGGTGCGCTGATCTTTGAAAACTCCGAAGTACTGGAGATCGTCCACGGTGATCACCCGGCAGTAGTGACTGCGCAGGGACGCATCGAAGCCAAGCAGATCCTGTTGGCCGGTGATGTCTACCACAAACTGGAAAAGCGTCAGCTCAAGGGCAAGATATTCCCGGCCATGGGCGGCATCGTTACCACTGCCCCACTCGGGGAGCTGGCAGCACAAATCAACCCGCAGGACCTGGCGGTTTATGACTGCCGCTTTGTTCTCGACTATTACCGTATGACGGCTGACGGTCGCCTGCTGTTCGGGGGTGGCGCCAACTATTCAGGTCGTGACTCGCGTGACATTGCCGGCGAGCTGCGTCCCTGCATCGAGCGCACCTTCCCGGCATTGAAAGGGGTGCCACTGGAGTTCCAGTGGAGTTGCGCCATGGGCATCGTGGTCAACCGTATTCCGCAGTTGGGCAAGCTCTCGGACAACGTCTGGTATTGCCAGGGCTATTCCGGACACGGCATTGCCACCAGCCACATCATGGGTGAAATCATGGCTGAGGCACTGACCGGCACGCTGGAGAAGTTCGATACCTTTGCCGGCTGCAAACACATCAAAGTGCCGATGGGCGATGTGCTGGGCAATCCGTTGCTGGCGGCAGGCATGTGGTACTACCAAATGCTCGAGAAATTGCGCTGA